From one Triticum aestivum cultivar Chinese Spring chromosome 4B, IWGSC CS RefSeq v2.1, whole genome shotgun sequence genomic stretch:
- the LOC123089570 gene encoding zinc finger protein 7, whose translation MENTKSSWFQAQAAAAAADLTLAIGPAGGNQGWEENKEAVAPTARVNGKDVRLFPCLFCNKTFLKSQALGGHQNAHRKDRLGSFSDPYMYGPYGEGPFRGTAVDSGSSWSMSTSVLSHGGSRVSAPASADARTERWSSAAPRFAEHAQAQLLVDPAAGHDGAVDMLSTRASVSSAGEELELELRL comes from the coding sequence ATGGAGAACACCAAGTCATCGTGGTTCCAGGCgcaggcagcggcagcggcagcggaccTGACGCTGGCGATCGGGCCGGCAGGCGGCAACCAAGGCTGGGAAGAGAACAAGGAGGCGGTAGCGCCGACAGCGCGCGTGAACGGCAAGGACGTGCGGCTGTTCCCGTGCCTCTTCTGCAACAAGACCTTCCTCAAGTCGCAGGCGCTCGGCGGCCACCAGAACGCGCACCGCAAGGACCGACTCGGCAGCTTCAGCGACCCATACATGTACGGCCCCTACGGCGAAGGCCCCTTCCGCGGAACCGCCGTTGATTCTGGCAGCAGCTGGTCCATGAGCACCTCCGTCCTATCGCACGGCGGTAGCCGCGTGTCGGCGCCGGCGAGCGCTGATGCCAGGACTGAGAGGTGGAGCAGCGCCGCTCCACGCTTTGCAGAGCACGCGCAGGCGCAGCTCCTTGTGGATCCAGCGGCTGGACATGACGGCGCGGTGGACATGCTCAGCACGAGGGCCTCCGTTAGCAGTGCCGGTGaggagctcgagctcgagctccgcctctAG